A window of Nocardia arthritidis genomic DNA:
GAGCAGTATCGGGTGGACAGCAGGTTGTAGTTTCCGCCGAGCGTGCCCGGTTCCGCCGCGATCGTCACCAATCCCCGGGCCACATCGTTCACCGGCATCAGCGCAATTCTGGCGTATTGGAAATCATGCGGCACCATCCCCGTTGCGATCATCGCGCGAATCGCATTCCACCGGGGTGCCGCGCCGCCGCTCGTGCAGCAGCAGCGCGTGCTCGTTGCCGACGGGCATCACGATCAGTCCGTCGACCCGCCGCGACAGCAGCGCGTTGAGGACCTGCAGCTGCCGATTCGGATCGTCGTCGCTGCTCACAGGGAACACCAGGGTGCCGCGTCGGTGCGCATAGTCCTCCACGGCCCGATGCAGCACACTGGCGAAGGGATTGGCGACATCCATCAACACCAGCCCGATGGCGGCGGTCCTCTGGCCACGCCCCCGCAGGGTGCTGGCCGTCAGGTTGTGCCGGTAGTCGAGCATCGTGACCGCCTCGCTGACCTGACGTGCCAGCGTGGGTGAGACGCCGCGCTCGCCGCGCACCACCCGCGATACGGTCTTGATGCTCACCCCAGCCAGTGCCGCGACATCGCGCATGGTCGCGGCACTGCGTCGCCCACCCGATTCCGACAACGTTGCCTCCGGATCGGACGGCGCTGACATTCAGTACCTCTCTCACACGGCGACGGCTTCCG
This region includes:
- a CDS encoding LacI family DNA-binding transcriptional regulator, giving the protein MSAPSDPEATLSESGGRRSAATMRDVAALAGVSIKTVSRVVRGERGVSPTLARQVSEAVTMLDYRHNLTASTLRGRGQRTAAIGLVLMDVANPFASVLHRAVEDYAHRRGTLVFPVSSDDDPNRQLQVLNALLSRRVDGLIVMPVGNEHALLLHERRRGTPVECDSRDDRNGDGAA